The following proteins are co-located in the Acinetobacter sp. NCu2D-2 genome:
- the recD gene encoding exodeoxyribonuclease V subunit alpha yields MENEQFQATQPGVEIDPWIEYLCQPPFSQARFEISAKKLMQQVLDAMQQGNSCLPAEQNSLSLLHDLVGDAQKAHSLAPFIYDHGQLYLYRYWALEKSVAEHVVRIQANSIVPVDLSEHQQQLLSDPYQQQALNMVVEQGLSMITGGPGTGKTFTLAHIIAVLNQALPNIRIAMAAPTGKAAQRMKEALQNALHSEALADFDVQALKQLQPVTLHRLLGLGNQAQPKFHAKQPLPYDVIVVDEASMLDLQLSQMLFAAVPNHARLILLGDADQLASVDVGSVLADLQQVSELKKNHVHLMKTRRFADGAQIGVMARFIQQDDMAQDVLAQFEQNVVQATELQPISLHDIDVDYAQLEYLTDEKLSASVLEQYYTKLMYGYADYVQALKQGQDQQSFNAYVAHTIEIFDQYRILTAIRHGAFGLHQLNMQIEQRLLNQLGRVKQGEWYEGRPVMMTYNDYQLGLSNGDIGICFLREHDGRSQFEVYFSSLEKWVLATRLPKNIETAFALTIHKSQGSEFAHTAVVLDHLAKNLLSKELIYTAITRAKKVVSLLVNRDAFTQALTIKTTRHSGLSQKIVEQYRNFNEYVN; encoded by the coding sequence GTGGAAAATGAGCAATTTCAAGCAACTCAGCCGGGGGTAGAAATCGATCCATGGATCGAGTATCTCTGTCAGCCGCCTTTTAGTCAGGCTCGCTTTGAAATATCTGCCAAAAAATTGATGCAGCAGGTTTTAGATGCCATGCAGCAGGGAAACAGTTGTCTTCCAGCAGAGCAAAATAGTCTTTCTCTGTTGCATGATCTTGTTGGTGATGCTCAGAAAGCCCATTCACTTGCCCCCTTTATCTATGATCATGGGCAGTTGTATTTGTACCGGTATTGGGCGCTAGAGAAGTCGGTTGCAGAGCATGTTGTCCGTATTCAAGCGAATTCAATTGTACCTGTTGATTTGTCAGAACATCAGCAGCAACTCTTGAGTGATCCTTATCAGCAACAAGCCTTAAACATGGTGGTTGAACAAGGCTTGAGTATGATTACAGGCGGACCAGGGACAGGGAAGACCTTTACCTTGGCACATATTATTGCTGTATTGAATCAAGCCTTACCCAATATACGCATTGCCATGGCTGCACCGACAGGGAAGGCTGCACAGCGTATGAAAGAAGCATTGCAAAATGCATTACATAGTGAGGCATTGGCTGACTTTGACGTTCAAGCCTTGAAGCAATTACAACCTGTGACTTTGCACCGCCTATTAGGCTTAGGTAATCAGGCACAGCCTAAGTTTCATGCCAAGCAACCTTTGCCATATGATGTGATCGTGGTCGATGAAGCGTCTATGCTGGATTTACAGTTGTCGCAGATGTTATTTGCTGCCGTACCCAATCATGCACGCTTGATTTTATTGGGTGATGCCGATCAGTTGGCATCCGTCGATGTCGGTAGTGTTTTGGCGGACTTACAACAAGTGAGCGAGCTGAAAAAAAATCATGTGCATTTGATGAAAACGCGCCGTTTTGCAGATGGAGCACAAATTGGTGTGATGGCGCGATTTATTCAACAAGACGACATGGCTCAAGATGTACTAGCGCAATTTGAGCAAAATGTGGTTCAAGCAACAGAATTACAGCCAATTTCATTGCACGATATTGATGTTGACTACGCACAGTTAGAATATCTCACTGATGAAAAACTGAGTGCTTCAGTGCTTGAACAGTATTATACGAAGCTTATGTATGGCTATGCTGACTATGTTCAAGCATTAAAACAAGGGCAGGATCAGCAGAGTTTTAATGCTTATGTTGCCCATACCATTGAAATCTTTGATCAATACCGAATATTAACTGCGATTCGACATGGTGCGTTTGGTTTACACCAGTTAAATATGCAAATAGAACAGCGCTTATTAAACCAATTGGGACGTGTTAAACAAGGTGAATGGTATGAAGGTCGTCCGGTGATGATGACTTATAATGATTACCAGTTAGGCTTGTCAAATGGCGATATCGGGATCTGTTTTTTACGTGAACATGATGGGCGAAGTCAGTTTGAAGTCTATTTTTCAAGTTTGGAAAAATGGGTCTTGGCAACACGTTTGCCGAAAAACATTGAAACCGCTTTTGCACTGACGATTCATAAATCCCAAGGCTCTGAATTTGCTCATACAGCGGTCGTATTAGATCACTTGGCGAAAAATCTACTCAGTAAGGAGTTGATCTATACCGCAATTACCCGTGCGAAAAAGGTAGTCAGTTTGTTAGTGAATCGTGATGCATTTACACAGGCATTAACAATCAAAACAACGCGACACAGTGGCTTGAGTCAAAAAATAGTGGAACAGTATCGCAATTTTAATGAATATGTGAACTAG
- the rpsO gene encoding 30S ribosomal protein S15 — protein sequence MALTNADRAEIIAKFARAENDTGSPEVQVALLTAQINDLQGHFKEHKHDHHSRRGLIRMVNQRRKLLDYLNGKDHGRYVALIGALGLRR from the coding sequence ATGGCTTTAACAAACGCAGATCGCGCAGAGATCATCGCTAAATTCGCTCGCGCTGAAAACGACACTGGTTCACCAGAAGTTCAAGTAGCTCTTTTGACTGCTCAAATCAATGACTTACAAGGTCACTTCAAAGAGCACAAACACGACCACCATAGCCGTCGCGGTCTTATCCGTATGGTTAACCAACGTCGTAAGCTTCTTGACTACCTAAATGGTAAAGACCACGGTCGTTATGTTGCTTTGATCGGTGCTTTAGGTTTACGTCGTTAA
- the pnp gene encoding polyribonucleotide nucleotidyltransferase produces MFNIIRKEFQYGQHNVVLETGRVARQANTVVITMGGVQVLVAVVAAPTAKAGQDFFPLTVNYQEKQYAAGRIPGGYGKREGRASEAETLISRLIDRPIRPLFPEGYYNEIQVTATVISSDKTMEADIAAMLGTSAALAIAGTPFRGPIGGARVGLINGEYILNPNHEQLKESDLDLVVAGTESAVLMVESEAKELSEDQMLGAVLFGHDEMQIAIQAIKEFAEAAGATPSTWEAPAKNEELRAKLKEAFEAKISEAYTIAVKHDRYAALDALQEEALAQFVPEGDETGLADDVNELFEDLKYRTVRDNILSGKPRIDGRDTKTVRALDVQVGVLDRAHGSALFTRGETQALVTTTLGNTRDALMVDTLAGTKTDNFMLHYNFPAYSVGETGRESGPKRREIGHGRLARRGVQAVLPAADRFPYVIRIVSDITESNGSSSMASVCGASLSLMDAGVPIKAPVAGIAMGLVKEGERFAVLSDILGDEDHLGDMDFKVAGSANGITALQMDIKIEGITEEIMEVALNQAYAGRMHILNAMNQVISRARPEISMHAPTFQVININPDKIRDVIGKGGATIRQITEETKAAIDIEDNGTVRVFGETKAAAMAAVAKIQALTAEIEPGTIYTGKVIRIVEFGAFVNILPGTDGLLHISQISNERIANVADVLKEGQEVKVQVADVDNRGRIKLTMKDIEQA; encoded by the coding sequence ATGTTTAATATTATTCGTAAAGAATTCCAATATGGCCAACACAATGTTGTGCTAGAAACAGGTCGCGTTGCTCGTCAAGCGAATACTGTTGTGATCACAATGGGCGGCGTACAAGTACTTGTTGCTGTTGTTGCAGCACCAACTGCTAAAGCAGGTCAAGACTTCTTCCCATTGACTGTAAACTACCAAGAAAAACAATATGCAGCAGGTCGTATCCCAGGTGGTTACGGTAAACGTGAAGGCCGTGCATCTGAAGCTGAAACTTTGATTTCACGTCTGATTGACCGTCCAATTCGTCCGTTGTTCCCAGAAGGTTACTACAACGAAATCCAAGTGACAGCGACTGTGATCTCTTCTGATAAAACTATGGAAGCTGATATCGCTGCAATGCTGGGTACATCTGCTGCACTTGCAATTGCGGGTACACCATTCCGTGGTCCAATCGGTGGTGCACGTGTTGGTTTAATCAACGGTGAATACATCCTGAACCCGAACCACGAACAATTGAAAGAGTCTGATCTTGACCTTGTTGTTGCGGGTACTGAATCTGCAGTATTGATGGTTGAATCTGAAGCGAAAGAACTTTCAGAAGACCAAATGCTTGGTGCAGTATTGTTCGGTCACGACGAAATGCAAATCGCGATTCAAGCGATTAAAGAATTCGCTGAAGCGGCTGGTGCTACTCCTTCTACTTGGGAAGCTCCTGCGAAAAACGAAGAGCTTCGTGCGAAACTTAAAGAAGCATTCGAAGCGAAAATTTCTGAAGCATATACCATTGCAGTAAAACATGATCGTTATGCAGCACTTGATGCACTTCAAGAAGAAGCATTGGCTCAATTCGTTCCTGAAGGTGACGAAACTGGTCTTGCTGACGACGTAAACGAATTATTCGAAGATCTTAAATACCGTACCGTACGTGACAATATCTTGTCTGGTAAACCACGTATCGATGGTCGTGATACCAAAACTGTTCGTGCACTTGACGTACAAGTGGGCGTGTTAGATCGTGCACACGGTTCTGCATTGTTCACACGTGGTGAAACTCAAGCACTTGTAACAACAACTTTGGGTAACACACGTGACGCGCTGATGGTTGATACCTTAGCGGGTACAAAAACTGATAACTTCATGCTTCACTACAATTTCCCTGCATACTCTGTAGGTGAAACTGGTCGTGAATCTGGTCCTAAACGTCGTGAAATCGGTCACGGTCGTCTAGCGCGTCGTGGTGTTCAAGCTGTTCTTCCTGCAGCAGATCGCTTCCCGTACGTGATTCGTATCGTATCTGACATTACTGAATCTAACGGTTCATCTTCTATGGCATCTGTATGTGGTGCTTCACTATCACTGATGGATGCAGGTGTGCCAATTAAAGCACCAGTTGCGGGTATCGCGATGGGTCTTGTGAAAGAAGGCGAACGTTTCGCAGTGCTTTCTGACATCTTAGGTGACGAAGACCATCTTGGTGATATGGACTTTAAAGTAGCAGGTTCTGCAAACGGTATTACTGCGCTTCAAATGGATATCAAAATCGAAGGTATCACTGAAGAAATCATGGAAGTTGCATTGAACCAAGCATATGCAGGTCGTATGCACATCTTGAATGCAATGAACCAAGTGATTTCACGCGCTCGTCCTGAAATTTCAATGCATGCGCCTACATTCCAAGTGATCAACATCAACCCTGATAAGATCCGTGACGTGATTGGTAAAGGCGGTGCAACAATCCGTCAAATCACTGAAGAAACGAAAGCTGCGATTGATATCGAAGACAATGGTACAGTTCGCGTGTTTGGTGAAACTAAAGCGGCTGCGATGGCTGCTGTAGCGAAAATCCAAGCGCTTACTGCTGAAATCGAACCAGGTACAATCTACACTGGTAAAGTGATTCGTATCGTTGAATTCGGTGCGTTCGTAAACATCCTTCCTGGTACTGATGGTTTACTTCACATTTCTCAAATCTCTAACGAACGTATTGCCAATGTTGCAGACGTATTGAAAGAAGGTCAAGAAGTGAAAGTACAAGTTGCGGATGTTGATAACCGTGGCCGTATTAAATTGACTATGAAAGACATCGAACAAGCATAA
- a CDS encoding TonB-dependent receptor plug domain-containing protein, with amino-acid sequence MKSRLPEFKFNALMLSLLAISATVSASDPVTTAASSNSEPSPTTVQTLPTITYVAEEATAKDPDISAIPKAVISREEMEQYGDQSVKDALRRAAGIQMGGLGSGPRGGNGAMRFRGGGAPVFLINGEPVQGGPRGGMSVVDSITPDMIERIEIVKQPSVAQASVASSAVINIILKEPLDDTLISGTVRAGYGFAESAQKEEERKNLSLQMDGRRDALIYSLSVNQMWNDSTNVIKSQKNGEDAKQNKRITERKSLMISPRMEYELDDQQKLIAEVFYRNNQSDGQSGRQIQDDKNDSIRLNTRYERKDQGNSDKIRLSAEHQNETEKTRLVTGTNIIDQTINEYGLAYDGVRKFDDKKQIKFGVDSRASELESNIESTLDEQRYAMYVEGSMRVTDRNTLTLGVRQEWLKRSGLVEYSDQHFSPVLAHRFDFDEHWSLQTNLSQAFRSPRADSLMPTISVSNDEDAGSLSNPDRGGNPNLKPEKISAIESTLGYNTPAGGVNLTAYHRKIDDYIERVIRQEGDRYIETPSNQDNATTYGVELAGRYALKQTENGHSFMLNAQVSTVRAKVEEANGQERLVSDVAPYSASAGVSYNYQPWRLSTSLNANYTPAYSRVLDQEPYRRSNNQRINVDISATKRFDNDWAASFNARNIFSTDYKTRLTDLTSGELHEARSYESIPSFMLSLEKKF; translated from the coding sequence ATGAAAAGTCGACTGCCAGAATTCAAATTCAACGCACTTATGCTTTCTCTATTGGCGATTTCAGCTACGGTGTCTGCAAGTGATCCTGTGACTACGGCAGCGTCTTCAAATTCAGAACCTTCTCCAACCACTGTACAGACTTTACCGACCATTACCTATGTCGCTGAAGAGGCAACTGCTAAAGACCCTGACATTAGTGCTATTCCAAAAGCAGTGATTAGCCGTGAAGAAATGGAGCAGTATGGCGATCAATCTGTGAAGGATGCATTACGCCGTGCCGCAGGCATCCAAATGGGTGGACTTGGTTCTGGCCCACGTGGTGGAAATGGCGCAATGCGATTCCGTGGTGGTGGTGCACCGGTATTTTTAATCAATGGTGAACCGGTACAAGGTGGACCGCGCGGTGGTATGTCGGTGGTGGATTCTATTACACCGGACATGATTGAACGCATTGAAATTGTGAAGCAACCGAGTGTGGCACAAGCATCAGTGGCATCTTCTGCTGTTATTAATATTATTTTAAAAGAACCTTTAGATGATACACTCATCAGCGGGACAGTGCGTGCAGGTTATGGCTTTGCCGAGTCTGCTCAAAAAGAAGAAGAACGTAAAAATCTAAGCCTACAAATGGATGGTCGTCGTGACGCATTGATCTACAGTTTATCTGTCAATCAAATGTGGAATGACAGCACCAACGTCATTAAAAGCCAAAAAAATGGTGAAGATGCAAAACAAAATAAACGTATTACCGAACGCAAATCACTGATGATTTCTCCACGTATGGAATACGAACTGGATGATCAGCAAAAGTTAATTGCTGAAGTGTTCTATCGTAACAACCAAAGCGATGGTCAAAGTGGTCGCCAAATCCAAGATGATAAAAATGACAGTATTCGTTTGAATACTCGTTATGAACGCAAAGATCAGGGCAATAGCGATAAAATTCGACTTTCAGCAGAACATCAAAATGAAACTGAAAAAACGCGCTTAGTAACAGGTACGAATATCATTGATCAAACCATCAATGAATATGGTCTGGCTTATGATGGCGTACGTAAATTTGATGATAAAAAACAGATTAAATTCGGTGTTGATTCGCGTGCCAGCGAATTAGAAAGCAATATAGAATCAACCTTAGATGAACAACGCTATGCGATGTATGTCGAGGGAAGTATGCGCGTCACTGACCGCAATACTTTGACCTTAGGTGTACGCCAAGAATGGTTAAAACGTTCGGGCTTAGTGGAATATTCAGATCAGCATTTCAGTCCTGTACTGGCACATCGTTTCGATTTTGATGAGCATTGGTCGCTACAAACTAATTTGTCTCAGGCGTTTCGTAGTCCGCGCGCAGACAGTCTGATGCCGACAATTTCTGTCTCTAATGATGAAGATGCTGGCAGTTTAAGTAATCCAGACCGTGGTGGTAATCCAAATTTAAAACCTGAAAAAATATCAGCGATTGAATCAACTCTAGGCTATAACACACCTGCGGGTGGAGTAAACCTAACTGCGTATCACCGTAAAATTGATGATTATATTGAGCGGGTTATTCGCCAAGAAGGTGACCGCTATATTGAAACACCGAGCAACCAAGACAATGCCACAACTTATGGGGTGGAACTGGCAGGGCGTTATGCGTTAAAACAAACTGAAAATGGTCATTCCTTTATGCTGAATGCACAAGTATCTACCGTGCGGGCTAAAGTTGAAGAGGCCAATGGTCAGGAACGCTTAGTCAGTGATGTTGCACCATATAGTGCAAGTGCAGGTGTGTCTTATAATTATCAACCTTGGCGTTTATCAACCAGTTTAAATGCAAACTATACACCTGCGTATAGCCGTGTATTGGATCAGGAACCCTATCGTCGCAGTAATAATCAACGCATTAATGTTGATATCAGCGCAACCAAACGTTTCGATAACGATTGGGCAGCCAGCTTCAATGCCCGTAATATTTTCAGCACAGACTATAAAACGCGCTTAACGGATTTAACCAGTGGCGAGTTACATGAGGCACGAAGCTACGAAAGTATTCCAAGCTTTATGTTGAGCTTAGAAAAAAAATTCTAA
- a CDS encoding YdcH family protein, with protein sequence MKTKDCNKKIKHMFPEYRDLIQPLREDNAHFAKLFEEHSELDKEITQLELNPINVLNHDIEGLKRRKLKLKDELYSILRNHQQSLNQ encoded by the coding sequence ATGAAGACCAAAGATTGCAATAAAAAGATTAAACATATGTTCCCTGAATATCGGGATTTGATTCAGCCCTTACGAGAAGATAATGCACATTTTGCTAAACTTTTCGAGGAGCATAGTGAATTAGACAAAGAAATCACACAGCTTGAACTCAATCCAATCAATGTCTTAAATCACGACATTGAAGGGCTCAAACGGCGCAAGCTCAAACTCAAAGATGAGTTGTATTCTATTTTGAGAAATCATCAGCAAAGTCTAAATCAGTAA
- a CDS encoding chaperone modulator CbpM has product MTTIQYTDQGSHGFSSSIIMDEHPLDLRHFAQACGQSPEWVLQLIEHGILPERSTDPYSKFIVEDVTRAQRAYRLQRDFDASFSAVAMMLDLIDEVQELRREVRHPNFKK; this is encoded by the coding sequence ATGACCACTATTCAGTACACCGATCAGGGATCTCACGGCTTTTCATCCTCCATAATTATGGATGAACATCCTTTAGATTTAAGACATTTTGCTCAGGCGTGTGGACAAAGTCCAGAATGGGTCTTACAGCTCATCGAACACGGTATTTTGCCTGAACGCTCTACCGATCCGTATTCCAAATTTATTGTTGAAGATGTCACGCGTGCACAACGGGCTTATCGTTTACAACGCGATTTTGATGCGTCCTTTAGTGCGGTTGCGATGATGTTGGATTTGATTGATGAAGTTCAGGAATTACGCCGCGAAGTACGCCACCCTAACTTTAAAAAATAA
- the hslO gene encoding Hsp33 family molecular chaperone HslO: MSDLRQRFFIEDSPVRGEVVHLEETLQTIIAQRDYAPAVKIILGEMLCATALLASTLKIKGRISLQIQASGSFKWAMAECNHLGEVRALADYEADPRFESAVDSSTVLKSLTSPVLFINIEPEFGERYQGIVPLDKETLAGCLMQYYDLSAQIPTRIVLGSDEKRAGGLLIQLLPRNSEEEQRRVDEDLWPRLTMLTETLKVDELTELDANEILYRLYNEEEVRLPEAETLKFGCTCSKERCAVALEQIGIDSVRETLEVQNPIEMDCQFCNAKYTFTAEEALGLFGKHLS; this comes from the coding sequence ATGTCTGATTTACGCCAACGATTTTTTATTGAAGATAGCCCTGTCCGTGGTGAAGTGGTACATCTTGAAGAAACTTTACAAACCATCATTGCACAACGTGATTATGCGCCAGCAGTAAAAATCATCTTGGGTGAAATGTTATGTGCGACCGCTTTACTTGCCAGCACGCTTAAAATCAAAGGTCGTATCAGCCTACAAATTCAAGCGTCTGGTAGTTTTAAATGGGCAATGGCTGAATGCAATCACTTAGGTGAAGTTCGTGCCTTGGCTGACTATGAAGCAGACCCTCGCTTTGAAAGCGCTGTCGATAGCAGCACAGTGCTAAAATCACTGACTAGCCCTGTTTTATTTATCAATATCGAACCTGAATTTGGTGAACGCTATCAAGGCATTGTGCCTTTAGATAAAGAAACACTTGCAGGCTGCTTAATGCAGTATTATGACTTGTCTGCACAGATTCCAACGCGCATTGTTTTAGGCAGTGATGAAAAACGTGCGGGTGGTTTACTGATTCAGTTGTTGCCACGTAATAGCGAAGAAGAACAACGCCGTGTCGATGAAGACTTGTGGCCACGTCTGACAATGTTAACCGAAACTTTGAAAGTGGATGAATTAACAGAATTAGATGCCAACGAAATTCTCTACCGTTTATATAACGAAGAAGAAGTGCGTTTACCTGAAGCAGAAACTTTAAAATTTGGTTGTACTTGTTCGAAAGAACGTTGCGCTGTGGCATTAGAACAAATTGGTATTGATTCTGTTCGTGAAACACTCGAAGTACAAAACCCAATCGAAATGGACTGCCAATTCTGTAATGCCAAATATACGTTCACTGCAGAAGAAGCCTTGGGCTTGTTTGGTAAACATTTAAGCTAA
- a CDS encoding cation:proton antiporter domain-containing protein — MSVLLQMTLILALALVVVPLCKRLNIPTVLGYILTGLFAGSSALNLFTDNAIQLQFTQISLFLLLFWLGLQLRTTRLTQIKQNLWMTALILSCVSTSIFAGLSYLFISPVLSTSLAIGLAGSFSSTALVLQHLKQHDQLTTTHGQLSYAVLTIQILLSIPCIAVIPLLAGIPSTEHGVAYSAVILMVFTGLFLANRYIFQPLYIWIAKSGSHELHLLVALFVSLGLYSLMNLLGIHYLLAAIFAGILLADSDFRPAIESSIQPFLGLFIGLSFIALGLHISIDNLLTDAVFIAAGVAILVSVKFIIAMILARFYQHTWRNSSLFAASMAQAGELSFIVLMIALMEGSIEKAWISPLLLILSISMLITPVLYWLLDRHILPRLDRQNHLLATFDTDSSPQVQTPILLIGFGRFGQIIGRILHQQQQPFSVMDNNLAATHLLAQFNIPFYQADATEPEALHQVNLSHTEKVIIAIDDIEDSMLVVRHLTWNYPDLQLWVRARDRHHAQLLQDLGIEHIWRETYQSALSMAQHVLHSLGIENDELQHTLARFTDHDIDLLKSEQAIAPTSAGVLSELEYLLTQDQKQFHAKRTEPQQDNNGIELDVIRDDLS; from the coding sequence ATGTCCGTATTACTCCAAATGACTTTGATATTGGCGCTTGCATTGGTCGTCGTCCCCTTATGCAAAAGGCTGAATATTCCAACGGTTTTGGGCTATATACTGACGGGTCTATTTGCAGGCAGTAGTGCACTCAATCTATTTACTGATAACGCCATACAACTTCAGTTCACGCAAATTAGTCTTTTTCTGCTGTTATTTTGGTTAGGTCTACAGTTACGTACAACGCGATTAACTCAGATTAAGCAAAACCTGTGGATGACTGCACTAATACTCAGCTGCGTAAGCACATCCATCTTTGCGGGTCTCAGTTATCTATTCATCAGCCCTGTCCTCAGTACCAGCCTTGCAATTGGCTTGGCCGGAAGCTTTTCTTCAACTGCATTGGTACTGCAACATTTAAAACAACACGATCAACTGACAACCACGCACGGACAGCTCAGCTATGCGGTTCTCACGATTCAAATTCTACTGAGCATTCCTTGTATTGCTGTCATTCCATTATTGGCAGGTATTCCATCGACCGAACATGGTGTGGCTTATTCTGCAGTGATATTGATGGTATTTACCGGTCTTTTTCTTGCCAATCGTTATATTTTTCAGCCTTTATATATTTGGATTGCGAAAAGTGGCAGCCATGAATTACATCTTCTCGTCGCACTTTTTGTCAGTCTCGGCTTATATAGCTTAATGAATTTACTCGGTATTCATTATTTACTTGCTGCGATATTTGCCGGTATTTTACTTGCAGATTCAGACTTTCGACCTGCGATTGAATCAAGTATTCAGCCGTTCTTAGGCCTTTTTATTGGTCTGAGTTTTATTGCTTTGGGCCTTCATATTTCCATAGATAATCTACTCACTGATGCTGTATTTATAGCAGCTGGCGTTGCTATACTGGTATCAGTGAAGTTCATCATCGCGATGATTCTTGCTCGCTTTTATCAACATACTTGGCGCAACAGCAGTTTGTTTGCAGCAAGTATGGCGCAAGCCGGTGAACTCAGTTTTATCGTGCTGATGATTGCATTGATGGAAGGTTCGATTGAGAAAGCATGGATCTCGCCATTATTACTGATTTTGAGCATCTCCATGCTGATTACGCCTGTACTCTATTGGCTGCTCGATCGACATATTTTACCGCGACTTGATCGACAAAATCATTTGCTTGCGACCTTTGATACAGACAGTTCACCTCAAGTTCAAACCCCTATATTACTGATTGGTTTTGGGCGTTTTGGACAAATCATTGGACGTATTTTGCATCAACAGCAGCAGCCATTTAGTGTGATGGATAATAATCTTGCTGCCACGCATCTCCTAGCACAATTTAATATTCCATTTTATCAGGCAGATGCAACCGAGCCTGAAGCCTTGCATCAGGTCAATCTGAGTCATACTGAAAAAGTAATCATTGCTATTGATGATATTGAAGATTCTATGTTGGTGGTCAGACACCTGACTTGGAATTATCCCGATCTGCAGCTTTGGGTTCGTGCACGAGACCGTCACCATGCACAGCTTTTACAAGATTTAGGTATTGAACATATTTGGCGTGAAACCTATCAATCTGCCCTGTCTATGGCACAACATGTGTTGCATAGCTTAGGTATTGAAAATGATGAGCTTCAACATACTTTGGCAAGGTTTACCGATCACGATATTGATTTGCTTAAATCTGAACAGGCTATTGCTCCTACCTCAGCTGGCGTACTCTCGGAGCTTGAGTATTTGTTGACTCAAGATCAGAAGCAATTTCACGCCAAGCGTACCGAGCCACAACAGGACAATAACGGGATTGAACTTGATGTAATAAGAGATGATCTGTCATAA